One region of Termitidicoccus mucosus genomic DNA includes:
- the pheT gene encoding phenylalanine--tRNA ligase subunit beta, producing MKISLQWLSRYIDLSGLPVAQITDALPMLGLEVEETASAGLQPLKNVVIGKILSFEKHPKADKLSVCSVDTGDPAGPRQIVCGAKNFAAGDLVPVALPGAVLPGDFEIKVSKLRDVESQGMMCSARELGLGDDHAGLLILTARGLPVGTSINDHFPPPDTVLDLSITANRGDCLGHIGVARDLAAYFDRALRLPGLTDATPAAPAPASEAAPLLASVSTTIETCPYYTATAIRGVRVAPSPDWLARDLLAVGLRPINNIVDITNWVMLETGQPLHAFDAANIGGQQINVRPARPGETIKLLDQGRVVALETTDCVIADAQNALAIGGIMGGENSGVTAATANIVLEAAWFRPGPIRKTSRRLALSTDSAQRYTRDADPAGVLFAARRATALILELAGGTVIGPRAVVGAPSRGDRAIDLTADYVRARCGFDIDDTTIAGTYRRLGFTVAQAPSGAWRVTVPSFRSDIDRPIDLVEEFVRIHGTTTIPSTPIAAPAPGDIENDDPLATFTRRAGAHLAGQGFAECVHYTLCDGHDLAALFGQPMADALALANPLTSELGHIRPSLIPGLLDALALNLAAHNAPRRLFEIGRVFRPAPDGALRELTAVSFVVLAAPATRAWLTRAPVDFYHAKKLALDLAALAGVSAARLQFHLITDNAAAGAGKVAPLPAPALWQRNHSAQTTDRARQIELACGLIDAKTARARDIKGHAIIAGELLLPRQIFTTESKRTRFQPFTAYPPTTRDLALVVDAATPAGDVADKLKTTAAKIAGKTFAVEAINIFDLYQGQNLPDGKKSLALSLTFRASDRTLTDDEVNAAFTKLQTDLAKSTPWQIRK from the coding sequence ATGAAAATCTCCCTCCAATGGCTCTCCCGCTACATCGACCTCTCCGGCCTCCCCGTCGCGCAAATCACCGACGCCCTTCCCATGCTCGGCCTCGAAGTCGAGGAAACCGCCAGCGCCGGCCTCCAGCCCCTCAAAAATGTCGTCATCGGCAAAATCCTCTCCTTCGAGAAACACCCCAAGGCCGACAAGCTCTCCGTCTGCTCCGTTGACACCGGCGACCCCGCCGGCCCGCGCCAAATCGTCTGCGGCGCGAAAAACTTCGCCGCGGGCGACCTCGTCCCCGTCGCCCTCCCCGGCGCCGTCCTCCCCGGTGATTTCGAGATCAAGGTCAGCAAGCTCCGCGATGTCGAATCGCAGGGCATGATGTGCTCCGCCCGCGAACTCGGCCTCGGCGACGATCACGCCGGCCTCCTCATCCTCACCGCCCGCGGCCTCCCGGTCGGCACCTCCATCAACGACCACTTCCCGCCGCCCGACACCGTCCTCGACCTCAGCATCACCGCCAACCGCGGCGACTGCCTCGGCCACATCGGCGTCGCCCGCGACCTCGCTGCGTATTTCGACCGCGCCCTCCGCCTGCCCGGGCTCACCGACGCCACCCCCGCCGCGCCCGCCCCCGCCTCCGAGGCCGCTCCCCTCCTCGCCTCCGTCTCCACCACCATCGAGACCTGCCCCTACTATACGGCCACCGCCATTCGTGGCGTCCGCGTGGCGCCGTCCCCCGACTGGCTCGCCCGCGACCTCCTCGCCGTCGGCCTGCGCCCCATCAACAACATCGTGGACATCACCAACTGGGTCATGCTCGAAACCGGCCAGCCCCTCCACGCCTTCGACGCCGCCAACATCGGCGGGCAACAAATCAACGTCCGCCCCGCCCGCCCCGGCGAAACCATAAAACTTCTCGACCAAGGCCGCGTCGTCGCGCTCGAGACCACCGACTGCGTCATCGCCGACGCCCAAAACGCCCTCGCCATCGGCGGCATCATGGGCGGCGAAAACAGCGGCGTCACCGCCGCCACCGCCAACATCGTCCTCGAAGCCGCCTGGTTCCGCCCCGGCCCCATTCGCAAGACCAGCCGCCGCCTCGCCCTCTCCACCGACAGCGCCCAGCGCTACACCCGCGATGCCGATCCCGCCGGCGTCCTCTTCGCCGCCCGCCGCGCCACCGCCCTCATCCTCGAACTCGCCGGCGGCACAGTCATCGGTCCCCGCGCCGTCGTCGGTGCCCCCTCCCGCGGAGACCGCGCCATCGACCTCACCGCCGACTACGTCCGCGCCCGCTGCGGCTTCGATATCGACGACACCACCATCGCCGGCACCTACCGCCGCCTCGGCTTCACCGTCGCCCAGGCACCCTCCGGCGCCTGGCGCGTCACCGTTCCCTCCTTCCGCTCCGACATCGACCGCCCCATCGACCTCGTCGAGGAATTCGTCCGTATCCACGGCACCACTACAATCCCCTCCACGCCCATCGCCGCCCCCGCGCCCGGCGACATCGAAAACGACGACCCGCTCGCCACCTTCACCCGTCGCGCCGGCGCCCACCTAGCCGGCCAGGGTTTCGCCGAGTGCGTCCACTACACCCTCTGCGACGGACACGACCTCGCCGCGCTCTTCGGCCAGCCGATGGCCGACGCCCTCGCGCTCGCCAATCCCCTCACCAGCGAACTCGGCCACATCCGCCCCTCGCTCATCCCCGGCCTGCTCGACGCCCTCGCGCTCAACCTCGCCGCGCACAACGCCCCCCGCCGCCTCTTCGAGATCGGCCGCGTCTTCCGCCCCGCGCCCGACGGAGCCTTGCGCGAACTCACCGCCGTGTCGTTCGTCGTCCTCGCCGCCCCCGCCACCCGCGCCTGGCTCACGCGCGCCCCCGTTGACTTCTACCACGCGAAAAAACTCGCGCTCGACCTTGCGGCGCTCGCCGGCGTTTCCGCCGCCCGCCTCCAGTTCCATCTCATCACCGACAACGCCGCCGCCGGCGCCGGAAAAGTTGCCCCTCTGCCCGCCCCCGCGCTCTGGCAGCGCAACCACTCCGCGCAGACCACCGACCGGGCCCGCCAAATCGAGCTCGCCTGCGGCCTCATCGACGCGAAAACGGCCCGCGCCCGCGACATCAAAGGCCACGCCATCATCGCCGGCGAATTGCTCCTGCCCCGGCAGATTTTCACGACCGAGTCAAAACGCACCCGCTTTCAACCCTTCACCGCCTATCCCCCGACCACGCGCGACCTCGCCCTCGTGGTTGACGCCGCCACGCCCGCCGGGGACGTGGCCGACAAACTCAAAACCACCGCGGCCAAAATCGCCGGCAAAACCTTCGCCGTGGAAGCGATCAACATCTTCGACCTCTACCAAGGCCAAAACCTTCCCGACGGCAAAAAGAGCCTCGCCCTCTCGCTGACCTTCCGCGCCTCCGACCGCACGCTGACCGACGACGAAGTCAACGCCGCCTTCACCAAGCTCCAGACCGACCTCGCCAAATCCACTCCCTGGCAAATCCGAAAATAA
- the gatC gene encoding Asp-tRNA(Asn)/Glu-tRNA(Gln) amidotransferase subunit GatC has protein sequence MPADLDIDHIARLARIDLTPEEKAAFSAQLGDVLAHIEKLKQVDVTCVEPTAHGFPIYNVWQADEPGPTLTPEQALGNAPAQRDNMIAVPKVVE, from the coding sequence ATGCCCGCCGACCTCGACATCGACCACATCGCCCGCCTCGCCCGCATCGACCTCACGCCGGAGGAAAAAGCCGCCTTCTCCGCCCAGCTCGGCGATGTCCTCGCCCACATCGAAAAACTCAAGCAAGTGGACGTCACCTGCGTCGAACCCACCGCGCACGGTTTTCCCATCTACAACGTCTGGCAGGCCGACGAGCCCGGCCCCACCCTCACACCCGAACAGGCCCTCGGCAACGCCCCCGCCCAGCGCGACAACATGATCGCCGTCCCCAAAGTCGTCGAATAA
- the gatA gene encoding Asp-tRNA(Asn)/Glu-tRNA(Gln) amidotransferase subunit GatA: MPTHRTIADLADALAKKELSSVELTQAVIDRTAAVEPRVRAFTSWDSADALAQARASDERRAAGHARGPLDGIPIGIKDNIAVTGQPLTASSKILASYRSPYDATVITRLRNAGAVIWGRLNLDEFAMGSSTENSAFGTTANPHDLTRVPGGSSGGSAAAVAAGEAIGTLGSDTGGSIRQPAAFCGVTGLKPTYGLVSRYGLAAFASSLDQIGPLTRTVEDTAILLQAIAGHDPLDSTSCQIAVPDYRAALHSRPPRSAPRHLGIPREYFGEGLDPEVGAAVGQAVAHYKKLGYEIREISLPHTEHCLSVYFIVATAECSSNLARLDGIRYGHRSPAATDAVDIYTKTRAEGFGPEVKRRIILGTYVLSSGYYDAYYLRAQKVRTLIRQDFQKAFEQVDAIITPANPGTAFKKGEYAKNLMALYLSDIYTIGANLAGLPGISLPCGYSKDNLPIGLQLLGQPFKETDLLQIAHDYEAAHDWAKRFPNL; this comes from the coding sequence ATGCCCACCCACCGCACCATCGCCGACCTCGCCGACGCCCTCGCGAAAAAAGAACTTTCCTCCGTCGAACTCACCCAGGCCGTCATCGACCGCACCGCCGCCGTCGAACCGCGCGTCCGCGCCTTCACCTCTTGGGACTCCGCCGACGCCCTCGCCCAGGCCCGCGCCTCTGACGAACGCCGCGCCGCCGGCCACGCCCGCGGGCCGCTCGACGGCATTCCCATCGGCATCAAGGACAACATCGCCGTCACCGGCCAGCCGCTCACCGCCTCGTCCAAAATCCTCGCCAGCTACCGCTCCCCCTACGACGCCACCGTCATCACCCGGCTCAGGAATGCCGGAGCCGTCATCTGGGGCCGCCTCAATCTCGACGAGTTCGCCATGGGCTCGTCCACGGAAAACTCCGCCTTCGGCACCACCGCAAACCCCCACGATCTCACGCGCGTCCCCGGCGGCTCCTCCGGGGGAAGCGCCGCCGCCGTCGCCGCCGGCGAAGCCATCGGCACCCTCGGCTCCGACACCGGCGGCTCCATCCGCCAGCCCGCCGCCTTTTGCGGAGTCACCGGCCTCAAGCCCACCTACGGGCTCGTCTCCCGCTACGGACTCGCCGCCTTTGCCAGCTCACTGGACCAAATCGGCCCCCTCACCCGCACCGTGGAGGACACCGCCATCCTCCTGCAAGCCATCGCCGGGCACGATCCTCTCGACTCCACCTCCTGCCAGATCGCCGTCCCCGATTACCGCGCCGCGCTTCATTCCAGGCCGCCCCGCTCCGCGCCCCGCCATCTCGGCATCCCGCGCGAATACTTTGGCGAGGGACTCGACCCGGAAGTTGGCGCCGCCGTCGGGCAAGCCGTCGCCCACTATAAAAAACTCGGCTACGAAATCCGCGAAATCTCCCTGCCCCACACCGAGCACTGCCTCAGTGTCTATTTCATCGTCGCCACGGCGGAATGCTCCTCCAACCTCGCCCGGCTCGACGGCATCCGCTACGGCCACCGTTCCCCCGCCGCGACCGATGCCGTTGACATCTACACCAAAACCCGCGCCGAAGGATTCGGCCCCGAAGTCAAGCGCCGCATCATCCTCGGCACCTATGTCCTCAGCAGCGGCTACTACGACGCGTATTATCTCCGCGCGCAAAAAGTCCGCACCCTTATCCGCCAGGATTTCCAAAAAGCCTTCGAGCAGGTGGATGCCATCATCACGCCGGCCAATCCCGGCACCGCCTTCAAGAAAGGCGAATACGCCAAGAACCTGATGGCGCTCTACCTCTCCGACATCTACACCATCGGGGCCAATCTCGCCGGCCTCCCCGGCATCAGCCTGCCCTGCGGCTACAGCAAGGACAACCTCCCCATCGGCCTCCAGCTCCTCGGGCAGCCCTTCAAGGAAACCGACCTCCTCCAGATCGCCCACGACTACGAAGCCGCGCACGACTGGGCGAAACGTTTTCCGAATCTCTAA